The window TTTCATTTGCAGGGTCTCTTTATTGATAAACCACTGTTGAATGATTCCCACAACGTTAAATACAACCCAGTACAAAGCCAATCCGGCAGGCACCGTACTGGCAATCCAACCAATCATGACCGGCATAATATAAAGCATGGTTCTTTGTGTTTGGTCTTGAGCATTGGTTGTCATTTTAGATTGGAAGTAAGTTGTAACGGCTGCAATTAAAGGCAATATATAGTAAGGATCTTTGTGGCTTAAAGATGCAACCCAGAAAAAATGAGCATGTTCAGGATTTTTAAATGGAAAGGCGTAAAGGGCACGGTAAAGGGCAATCAGAATAGGCATTTGCACCAACAAAGGCAAACAGCCGGCCATGGGATTTACATTGTTTTCTTTGTAAAGATCCATGATCATCTGCTGCATCTTTTGCGGGTCCTTGTTCTTATACTTATCCTGTATTGCTTTAATCTCAGGTCCCAATTTTTGCATCATGACCATTGAATGCATTTGTTTTTTACTAAGAGGATATAAAATAACTTTAATTAAGATGGTTAACAAAATAATGGCCAGCGCATAACTGGGTATGCCGATACTTCCTGTTAAACCATAAAGCCAATTCATTAAAGCCGTCATTCCATCTACAATGGACTGAAACAAAGTGTGTTACCTCCTTAAAAGCCCATCCAAACGTTATAATGGATCATATCCACCCGGGTGGAAAGGATGACATTTGGCCAATCGTTTTATCGTTAGCCATAACCCTTTAACCACACCGTATTTTTCTACTGCCAAAATAGAATATTGCGAACAAGTGGGGTAAAAGCGACAAGTGCGGGGCTTTAAAGGAGAAATAAATTTTTGATAGAAAAAGAGAAAAAACAAAACAGCCTTCCGCACTATAATCTCTCCTGAGGATTTAATTTTTCAAAAACATGCCAAAGATGTTTTTCTAATTGATGATAGTCCTGATCACAAGAAGGCTGGCGAACAATGAAGATGTAATCTTGTCCATCGGGAAAACGATCCAAATTAAGCCGGCAAATTTCCTTCAAAATTCGGCGCAATCGATTTCGACAAACCGCCTTGCCAACCTTTTTACTGATAGAGAAACCAAATCGTCGTCCATTCCCCTTATTCGGAAACATATACAAAACCAGATACCGGTTTGCAGCCGATTTACCATTACGATAAACGTTTCTGTACTCAGAATTTTTTTTTAAAGAAAAAAAATTAGCCATCATCATTTCCTAAGTAAGGCTTTTAAACTATTTTAACCAAAGGTACCACAAGGTATACAATTAGGAAAAGGCCACCACTCAGCGGCCTTATGCAGATAAACGTTTTCTACCTTTTAAGCGTCTTCTCTTCAGAACATTACGGCCGGATTTTGTAGCCATCCTTTTTAAAAAGCCATGCACCTTCTGGTGTCTACGTTTTTTTGGTTGGTAAGTCCGCTTCAATGTATGTACACCCCCTTCAAACAAATTCAGTATATCAGAAAATCTGGAAAATACTAGACAGTCACTG is drawn from Desulforamulus ruminis DSM 2154 and contains these coding sequences:
- a CDS encoding YidC/Oxa1 family membrane protein insertase, producing the protein MFQSIVDGMTALMNWLYGLTGSIGIPSYALAIILLTILIKVILYPLSKKQMHSMVMMQKLGPEIKAIQDKYKNKDPQKMQQMIMDLYKENNVNPMAGCLPLLVQMPILIALYRALYAFPFKNPEHAHFFWVASLSHKDPYYILPLIAAVTTYFQSKMTTNAQDQTQRTMLYIMPVMIGWIASTVPAGLALYWVVFNVVGIIQQWFINKETLQMKEGVTGVESGRKGR
- the yidD gene encoding membrane protein insertion efficiency factor YidD, whose protein sequence is MRKAVLFFLFFYQKFISPLKPRTCRFYPTCSQYSILAVEKYGVVKGLWLTIKRLAKCHPFHPGGYDPL
- the rnpA gene encoding ribonuclease P protein component, yielding MANFFSLKKNSEYRNVYRNGKSAANRYLVLYMFPNKGNGRRFGFSISKKVGKAVCRNRLRRILKEICRLNLDRFPDGQDYIFIVRQPSCDQDYHQLEKHLWHVFEKLNPQERL
- the rpmH gene encoding 50S ribosomal protein L34 yields the protein MKRTYQPKKRRHQKVHGFLKRMATKSGRNVLKRRRLKGRKRLSA